From one Bacteroidales bacterium genomic stretch:
- a CDS encoding CotH kinase family protein produces MVRKFGFALCFLLLAFLFCPGQPVFPDRSELYRDDVVARIDILIHPDSLEWIYDHVESDHEFPATFIFNNGTIKDTVDEIGFRLRGNTSRYSKKKSFKVSFNTFHSGRKYYGVEKMNLNGEHNDPSVVRSKLCWDILREMDVPAPFANHVEVYINGNYYGLYINVEHIDEEFVKSRFGNNGGNLYKCLYPADLTYKGPDPEDYKFTSGDRRVYELTINEETDDYSDLRDFIQMLHSATDAEFKCGIDRLFNVYDYLKIMAFDVITANWDGYIYNKNNFYLYHNTQTGKFEYIPYDLDNTFGIDWFNIDWGTRSIYQWGPWESRPLFDRLMGFTEFRNLYSSYMNRMLDSIFNPETLYPRLDEIKQRLIPSVIGDPYYPQDYGYTFVDFLNSYNQALGAHVKYGLKPYVQTRYDFAKNQLLVLGTVPVIKYIHHVETGLNEPVVFQAFVEDDGALSDVRVIYTVDGGVQQELVLFDDGMHHDGGSDDRIWGNSLGGFDAPVHLSYQISVKDDALCTSVLPCIPVQADIGELPSQLLMINEFMAANHGTIHDEFGQTDDWIEIYNASGESVWLGNKYLSDNLGNPTKWKLPDRTLLPGEFLLIWADDTPAQGDTHTNYKLAKEGEEIGIFDDAESGHALMDSVTYGPQSDDVSYGRVVDAAPEWKYFTVASPGEPNSATGENELSRSDENGIYPNPCSGEALHLNFPDDVFLFDIYGRLLLKRYDADRVEVGDLAPGMYLLKTSKGVIRKVLIQ; encoded by the coding sequence ATGGTCCGGAAATTTGGTTTTGCTCTTTGCTTTTTACTCCTTGCTTTTCTATTTTGCCCGGGCCAGCCTGTTTTTCCCGATCGAAGTGAGCTCTACCGTGATGATGTGGTCGCCCGGATCGACATCCTGATCCATCCGGATTCCCTTGAGTGGATCTACGATCATGTGGAGAGCGATCACGAATTCCCTGCCACGTTTATTTTTAATAACGGTACCATAAAGGATACGGTCGACGAGATTGGTTTCAGGTTGCGGGGAAACACATCCAGGTATTCCAAAAAGAAATCATTCAAGGTGTCGTTCAACACCTTCCATTCAGGAAGGAAATATTACGGTGTGGAAAAGATGAACCTCAACGGCGAGCACAACGATCCTTCCGTCGTCCGCTCAAAGCTCTGCTGGGACATCCTGCGGGAAATGGATGTTCCCGCCCCGTTTGCCAACCATGTCGAAGTCTACATCAACGGGAATTATTACGGCCTCTACATCAATGTTGAACATATTGATGAGGAGTTTGTCAAATCAAGGTTCGGCAACAACGGAGGAAATCTTTATAAATGCCTCTATCCTGCCGACCTCACCTACAAAGGACCCGATCCGGAAGATTACAAGTTCACCTCAGGAGACAGAAGGGTATACGAACTGACCATCAACGAGGAGACCGATGACTATTCGGACCTCAGGGATTTCATACAGATGCTTCATTCAGCTACAGATGCTGAGTTCAAATGCGGCATCGACCGGCTCTTCAATGTGTATGACTACCTCAAGATCATGGCTTTCGATGTCATCACCGCCAACTGGGACGGCTACATCTACAACAAGAACAATTTCTATCTGTATCATAATACGCAGACAGGCAAGTTCGAATACATCCCGTATGACCTTGACAATACCTTTGGAATCGACTGGTTCAACATTGACTGGGGTACACGGAGCATTTACCAGTGGGGTCCCTGGGAATCCCGTCCTTTGTTCGACCGGCTGATGGGATTCACCGAATTCAGGAACCTGTATTCCTCGTATATGAACCGTATGCTGGATTCAATCTTCAATCCGGAGACCCTTTATCCCCGACTTGACGAAATAAAACAACGGCTCATACCGTCGGTGATCGGTGATCCGTATTATCCTCAGGATTATGGATATACGTTTGTGGATTTTTTGAATTCATATAACCAGGCCCTGGGAGCCCACGTGAAGTACGGTCTGAAACCCTATGTCCAGACCCGTTACGATTTTGCTAAAAATCAGCTCCTGGTTTTAGGTACGGTCCCGGTCATCAAATACATACATCATGTCGAAACTGGTTTAAATGAGCCTGTCGTCTTTCAGGCATTTGTTGAAGATGATGGAGCACTGTCCGATGTCAGGGTGATCTATACGGTTGATGGGGGTGTTCAACAGGAACTGGTGTTGTTTGATGACGGTATGCATCACGACGGAGGGTCTGATGACCGTATCTGGGGGAACAGCCTCGGCGGATTTGACGCACCGGTGCACCTGTCTTACCAGATCAGCGTCAAGGATGATGCTCTCTGCACATCCGTGCTTCCGTGCATTCCGGTCCAGGCTGACATTGGAGAGCTTCCTTCACAGCTGCTGATGATCAATGAATTCATGGCCGCCAACCATGGCACCATCCACGATGAATTCGGGCAGACCGACGACTGGATCGAGATCTACAATGCCAGTGGTGAGTCTGTTTGGCTGGGGAATAAGTATCTGTCGGATAATCTTGGTAATCCAACCAAATGGAAGTTGCCCGACAGGACTCTGCTTCCCGGAGAGTTCCTTCTGATCTGGGCGGATGATACACCGGCCCAGGGCGACACCCATACCAATTACAAGCTGGCAAAAGAAGGGGAGGAGATCGGTATTTTTGATGACGCAGAATCCGGGCATGCCCTGATGGACTCTGTAACGTACGGTCCCCAGAGCGATGATGTTTCTTATGGAAGGGTGGTGGATGCCGCACCGGAATGGAAATATTTCACGGTGGCCTCTCCCGGTGAGCCAAACTCCGCAACCGGCGAAAATGAACTGTCCCGTTCAGATGAAAATGGCATCTACCCGAATCCCTGCTCTGGCGAGGCCCTGCATTTGAATTTTCCCGATGATGTTTTCCTTTTCGACATCTATGGCAGGCTTCTCCTTAAACGTTATGATGCTGACCGTGTTGAGGTTGGCGATCTGGCGCCGGGGATGTATCTTTTAAAGACCTCAAAAGGAGTCATCAGGAAAGTGTTGATACAATGA
- a CDS encoding ABC transporter permease, which produces MILFRKKKYLSGGSLSKLAWRRLLRDPLAIASLSMIGMAILVAMLGYLLTPDSTPFSNEQHLELATQKPGFKVRMLKVKKNMKEDQKGFFHKMLFGTRHSYWVIPFSSIRFEGDQVIIEEFAGVPLPDPPEQSFHLADVAFALDPDQAILTKGDTVMFTDINGIDHREILGTLQKTILNQHITTKRYPFGSDQFGRDMLSRLLIGTRVSLSVGIISVAISLLIGLLLGSIAGFFRGWIDDVIMWFINVVWSIPTLLLVIALTFALGKGFWQVFIAVGLTMWVEVARVVRGQIISIREKEYVEAGRALGYQTARIITRHILPNVLAPVIVISAANFASAILLEAGLSFLGIGVQPPMPSWGSMIRENYAYLLLDSAYLAILPGVAIMVMVLAFMLLGNALRDALDVRTAGR; this is translated from the coding sequence ATGATCTTGTTCCGAAAGAAAAAATACCTGAGCGGTGGCTCACTGTCGAAACTCGCGTGGAGGAGGCTTTTGCGGGATCCGCTGGCAATCGCATCGCTGTCAATGATCGGGATGGCGATCCTGGTAGCGATGCTGGGCTACCTGCTTACCCCTGATTCCACACCTTTCAGCAACGAACAGCATCTGGAACTTGCCACCCAAAAACCAGGATTTAAGGTCAGGATGCTGAAAGTTAAAAAGAACATGAAAGAGGATCAGAAGGGATTTTTTCATAAAATGCTCTTTGGTACCCGGCATTCCTACTGGGTAATTCCATTCAGTAGCATTCGTTTTGAGGGTGACCAGGTGATCATTGAAGAATTCGCCGGTGTTCCGCTGCCCGATCCGCCGGAGCAGTCGTTTCACCTGGCGGATGTTGCATTTGCGCTGGACCCGGATCAAGCCATCCTGACCAAGGGGGATACGGTCATGTTTACGGATATCAATGGTATTGACCACCGGGAAATCCTGGGCACATTACAGAAAACCATACTTAATCAACATATTACAACGAAGCGTTACCCTTTTGGCTCCGATCAGTTCGGCAGAGACATGCTCAGCCGGTTGCTCATCGGAACGCGTGTGAGTCTCTCTGTAGGGATTATCAGCGTTGCCATCTCCCTGCTCATCGGGCTTTTGCTGGGGTCCATCGCGGGCTTTTTCAGGGGCTGGATCGACGATGTGATCATGTGGTTCATCAATGTGGTCTGGTCCATACCGACCCTGCTGCTGGTCATAGCCCTCACCTTTGCGCTGGGAAAAGGATTCTGGCAGGTTTTTATTGCGGTGGGGCTCACCATGTGGGTTGAGGTGGCCCGGGTGGTCAGGGGGCAGATCATCAGCATCAGGGAAAAGGAGTATGTGGAAGCAGGTCGCGCATTGGGTTACCAAACGGCAAGGATCATTACCAGACATATCCTGCCCAATGTCCTGGCGCCGGTCATCGTCATCTCCGCCGCCAATTTCGCCTCCGCCATTCTTCTGGAGGCGGGATTGAGTTTTCTGGGAATCGGCGTCCAGCCGCCCATGCCCTCCTGGGGAAGCATGATCCGGGAAAATTATGCCTACCTTCTCCTGGATTCAGCCTACCTGGCGATCCTGCCAGGGGTGGCAATAATGGTGATGGTTCTGGCGTTTATGTTGCTGGGGAATGCATTGCGCGACGCGCTGGACGTGCGGACGGCCGGGCGTTAG
- a CDS encoding alpha-amylase family glycosyl hydrolase — MNFQFRLLILILSFFILHASSAFSQLISSDPTFPSDQDEVVITFNAALGSAGLAGYTGDVYAHTGVITENSTASNDWKYVQADWGENIPKCKMTRIGTDLYQLNISPAVRQYYDVPAGEKILQMAFVFRSAQTVNDQWLEGKTETFGDIFIDIAEAGLQTTFVYPDENANIVETGDTIFIKAESQYADSIFLFINNNLKKKAEGNIITDSIVAETFGKYRVKVIAKNDTSSVADSIYYFVRTDPQVVELPEGITEGINVIDETSVILCLYAPYKDYVFALGDFSDWEVEEATYMYRTPDAKHYWIQLNGLSPSREYVFQYWVDGEILIGDPYAEKVSDPWNDKYITYAVYPDLIPYPEGKTTGIATVFQTQPDEYIWTAPDFTPPAVTDLVVYELLVRDFVYSHCYQSLIDTLPYLKELGINAIELMPVNEFEGNISWGYNPSYYFAPDKYYGTKDKLKEFIDECHNNGIAVILDVVFNHSFGQSPMVMLYWDSENGRPAANNPWYNPVAKHDYNVGYDFNHESVDTKRFVDRAVTFWLNEYHVDGFRFDLSKGFTQENTLGYPDQWAQQDDARIAILKRIADTIWSTKSNAYVILEHFADNSEEKILAEYGMLLWGNENYHYTEASMGWYNTSNLSWASYKARGWTKPHAVVYMESHDEERMMYKNVTYGRAEGDYDIQDTITALERAQLATLFFLSVPGPKMIWQFGEMGYYDSINYNGRTGPKPIRWYLLDDFRREYLHDFYATLITLKQEQEFFRTTDFSQAVTGAMKRINLNGNPVSATILGNFNVTTGTVGPNFQHIGVWYEYFTRDSILVTDVNALISLEPGEYRFYTDQKLAAPDLNTGVVHIGHDTTYGFSVFPNPANEKISVVYRLDQEALVEIGLMSLGGAEFPVAHPARQTPGTYTVSIPTDRMKSGICLVKFTINGKVFLQKVIIR; from the coding sequence ATGAATTTCCAATTTCGACTTTTAATCCTTATTCTTTCATTCTTCATCCTTCATGCTTCATCAGCCTTTTCCCAGCTCATCTCCTCCGATCCAACGTTCCCTTCCGATCAGGATGAAGTAGTCATCACCTTCAATGCCGCCCTTGGCAGTGCCGGACTGGCAGGATATACCGGGGATGTCTACGCCCATACGGGCGTGATCACCGAAAACAGCACAGCGTCCAACGACTGGAAATATGTCCAGGCCGACTGGGGAGAAAATATCCCGAAATGCAAAATGACACGGATCGGTACGGACCTGTATCAGCTGAACATCTCCCCGGCCGTAAGGCAATATTATGACGTTCCGGCTGGCGAAAAGATCCTTCAAATGGCTTTCGTATTCCGAAGTGCACAAACAGTGAATGACCAGTGGCTGGAAGGTAAAACAGAGACCTTTGGGGATATTTTCATTGATATCGCGGAAGCCGGGCTACAAACTACCTTTGTTTACCCTGATGAAAACGCAAATATTGTAGAAACGGGCGATACGATTTTCATAAAAGCGGAATCGCAGTATGCCGACTCTATCTTTTTGTTTATCAATAACAACCTAAAAAAGAAAGCAGAAGGGAACATCATCACGGATTCAATTGTCGCAGAAACATTCGGTAAATACAGGGTAAAGGTCATAGCCAAAAACGACACTTCGTCGGTGGCCGATTCCATCTATTACTTCGTAAGGACAGATCCCCAGGTCGTGGAGCTTCCGGAGGGCATTACGGAAGGGATCAACGTGATCGATGAAACATCCGTGATCCTCTGCCTGTATGCTCCCTATAAAGATTACGTCTTTGCTCTCGGCGATTTCAGCGACTGGGAGGTGGAGGAAGCTACCTATATGTACCGGACCCCCGATGCAAAGCACTACTGGATACAGCTGAACGGCCTGAGCCCTTCCAGGGAATATGTTTTCCAGTACTGGGTCGACGGGGAGATCCTCATCGGGGATCCGTATGCGGAAAAAGTCAGCGATCCCTGGAATGACAAATACATCACGTATGCAGTTTACCCTGACCTGATACCCTATCCGGAGGGTAAAACCACAGGTATTGCCACGGTCTTTCAAACCCAACCCGATGAATATATTTGGACCGCACCTGATTTCACGCCGCCAGCTGTAACCGACCTGGTGGTCTATGAGCTGCTGGTGCGCGACTTCGTCTACAGCCATTGCTATCAATCGCTCATTGATACGCTACCCTACCTGAAAGAGCTGGGAATCAACGCCATTGAACTGATGCCGGTTAATGAATTCGAGGGAAATATAAGCTGGGGTTACAATCCTTCCTACTATTTTGCACCGGATAAATATTACGGCACCAAGGACAAACTGAAAGAATTCATCGATGAGTGCCACAACAACGGTATTGCCGTGATCCTGGATGTGGTGTTCAACCATTCCTTCGGACAGTCGCCCATGGTCATGCTTTACTGGGACAGTGAGAACGGCCGGCCCGCCGCCAACAATCCATGGTATAACCCGGTTGCAAAACATGATTATAATGTTGGGTACGATTTTAATCACGAAAGTGTCGACACAAAGCGTTTCGTTGACCGTGCAGTCACCTTCTGGCTGAATGAGTACCATGTTGACGGATTCCGCTTCGACCTTTCGAAAGGATTCACCCAGGAAAATACACTTGGTTATCCAGACCAATGGGCTCAGCAGGACGATGCGAGAATTGCCATCCTGAAACGGATCGCCGATACCATCTGGTCCACAAAATCCAATGCTTACGTGATCCTGGAGCACTTTGCAGATAATTCGGAAGAAAAAATACTGGCGGAGTACGGGATGTTGCTCTGGGGCAATGAAAATTACCACTATACGGAAGCATCGATGGGATGGTATAACACTTCGAACCTCTCCTGGGCATCCTACAAAGCAAGAGGATGGACCAAGCCTCACGCGGTGGTCTATATGGAGAGCCACGACGAAGAAAGGATGATGTACAAGAACGTCACCTACGGAAGGGCCGAGGGTGACTATGATATTCAGGATACGATTACGGCCCTGGAAAGAGCCCAGCTGGCTACCCTGTTCTTTCTGTCGGTGCCGGGACCTAAAATGATCTGGCAGTTCGGCGAGATGGGGTACTATGACTCGATCAATTACAATGGCAGGACAGGACCAAAACCCATCCGATGGTACCTTCTGGATGACTTCAGAAGGGAATATCTCCACGACTTTTATGCAACGCTGATCACGCTCAAGCAGGAGCAGGAATTCTTCAGAACCACCGACTTTTCCCAGGCGGTGACCGGTGCAATGAAGCGCATCAATCTGAATGGTAATCCCGTTTCTGCAACCATTCTCGGTAATTTCAACGTTACAACTGGCACCGTGGGCCCGAACTTCCAGCATATAGGTGTATGGTACGAATATTTCACGCGCGATTCCATCCTTGTGACCGATGTCAATGCATTGATTTCACTGGAACCGGGCGAGTACAGGTTCTACACCGATCAAAAGCTGGCAGCGCCCGACCTCAACACGGGAGTAGTCCACATCGGTCACGACACCACTTACGGGTTCTCCGTCTTTCCCAATCCGGCTAACGAAAAGATCTCTGTGGTCTACAGGCTGGATCAGGAGGCACTGGTCGAAATCGGGCTGATGTCGCTGGGAGGGGCGGAATTTCCCGTAGCACATCCCGCAAGGCAAACTCCCGGCACATACACGGTCAGTATCCCGACCGACCGGATGAAATCCGGTATCTGTCTGGTGAAGTTCACCATCAACGGGAAGGTGTTCCTGCAGAAAGTGATTATTCGGTGA
- a CDS encoding sugar-binding protein, producing MKKYVLFLTILVMLPALQASSQCGRISLIGEFNYWLDDHFMTRDPEQPSQFTTIFKVTSSDDPNWDGIVEMKFRENADWTHTWGNVDFPSGTAILNGPNLPVPYGSYFITFDCETGAYNFETYNTVGIVGEFNGWQNDYPMYRDEENPDMWSTVLNCPEENDPNGDGIIEMKFRQNEEWIVYWGDASFPSGIGTQYGPNIPVPYGNYYITLNVSTGAYNFITACGEISLIGEFGDWGEDRFLTRDPVNPNLWRTILTLTGEDDAWGSDNIVEMKFRENGDWYMNWGSPDFPSGTGVINGMTIPVPLDGTGLTTDYRVTFNCVTGEYNFEAASGPVSIIGDFTDWTGDVPMNRDAADPNLWKLTRSWYADSYVKFRENNDWTMHWGSSDWPSGTGVQDGPNIPLVQGKYDVTFNAETGEFDFISNPDICGEIGLVGDFNNWGEGDPPTDVWMVRDPVYPSNFSVNHTFAEPAGLLFRMDADETFTNVWGGTSLCQTGIQDATYVIPVPKGTYYITFNCKSGDYCFEKRKNSVNAPRVSSMNPDGILDENDWGAKEPVTRIFDGEVLGDLNEVYFRSSYNEQLLYIGIEVKDAAQYSNDRVTVFIDGNNSDGEYDDHDLYMDVFSSGGYHVYRGPDNYAPEIGYAQSDTGYTFEVALPLAVLGIDPEEGDQIGLDLWIADDDGNPGYIDYFLSWNGNLTNNDNTSVFGDLVFGSLICGCISVYNETTGDIILHSPADQETTFVGTYEYDNDYGIVFRKDLAGDFSWGSGNFPEGTAQLGGPPIPAVAGRYRITFDCRSGTYTFISAPAGADVAFADYAGVQPVVDGDLAEYNLLYGSEILTMGNGPVNNVISWGVLWDNTSFYIGARVTDETVEGSGDPWENDAIEFFLDGNNDKDGAYDTDFDTHMILDALNQSSLWIKTNGVPVTDYEASWISTELGYNVELRFGWSNIGFAPGKGRVIGWSLGNDDSDNGTGRDYQTVWTGTADNGWNTAYLGELQLAGGPYIVALEEFLSNTSFNLYPNPSTGMVYLQTTTNELNGDVVIVVSDISGKTQKMIRKHLNGINDILTIGTGEMAPGLYIVNILTESGRRAVKKLIVY from the coding sequence ATGAAAAAATATGTACTCTTCCTTACGATCCTTGTAATGCTGCCGGCCTTGCAGGCCAGTTCCCAGTGCGGCCGCATCAGCCTGATCGGTGAATTCAATTACTGGCTGGACGATCATTTTATGACCCGTGATCCGGAACAGCCCAGTCAGTTCACGACAATCTTTAAAGTAACCTCAAGCGATGACCCAAACTGGGATGGGATCGTTGAGATGAAATTCAGGGAAAATGCCGACTGGACCCATACCTGGGGCAATGTTGATTTTCCTTCCGGAACTGCCATACTGAATGGCCCCAACCTACCGGTTCCCTATGGAAGTTATTTCATCACATTTGATTGTGAAACAGGGGCATATAATTTTGAAACCTACAACACCGTCGGCATTGTGGGAGAATTCAACGGCTGGCAAAACGATTACCCCATGTACCGTGATGAAGAAAATCCTGATATGTGGTCGACCGTCCTTAATTGTCCGGAAGAAAATGATCCTAACGGTGATGGGATCATCGAAATGAAATTCCGCCAGAATGAAGAATGGATCGTATACTGGGGCGACGCCAGCTTCCCTTCCGGTATCGGTACGCAGTACGGGCCCAATATCCCGGTTCCCTATGGTAATTACTATATCACGCTGAACGTAAGTACCGGTGCCTACAATTTCATCACCGCCTGCGGAGAGATCAGCCTTATCGGAGAATTCGGGGATTGGGGCGAAGACCGTTTTTTAACGCGTGATCCCGTAAATCCTAATCTCTGGAGAACGATACTGACCCTGACCGGGGAAGACGATGCCTGGGGATCAGATAATATTGTCGAGATGAAATTCCGTGAAAACGGAGACTGGTACATGAACTGGGGAAGTCCCGATTTCCCTTCCGGTACAGGCGTCATCAACGGGATGACTATCCCGGTTCCTCTGGATGGAACCGGTCTGACCACAGACTACCGGGTTACTTTCAATTGTGTCACCGGTGAATACAACTTTGAGGCTGCCTCCGGCCCGGTAAGCATCATCGGCGATTTTACCGACTGGACAGGGGATGTTCCCATGAACCGGGACGCTGCAGATCCCAATCTCTGGAAACTTACCCGCTCGTGGTACGCAGACTCCTACGTGAAATTCAGGGAAAACAATGACTGGACGATGCACTGGGGAAGCAGCGACTGGCCCTCCGGCACCGGTGTCCAGGACGGACCCAACATTCCACTGGTTCAGGGTAAGTACGACGTAACTTTTAACGCCGAAACCGGCGAGTTTGACTTCATTTCCAATCCGGACATCTGCGGTGAGATAGGCCTGGTGGGTGACTTCAACAACTGGGGTGAGGGAGATCCGCCAACGGATGTCTGGATGGTACGCGACCCGGTTTACCCGAGCAACTTTTCTGTCAATCATACTTTTGCTGAACCGGCCGGACTGCTGTTCAGAATGGATGCCGATGAAACATTTACCAATGTATGGGGCGGCACCTCGCTCTGCCAGACCGGCATCCAGGATGCAACCTATGTCATCCCGGTGCCCAAAGGCACCTACTACATTACATTCAACTGTAAATCAGGAGATTATTGCTTTGAAAAGCGAAAAAATTCGGTGAATGCTCCCAGGGTGTCCTCGATGAATCCGGATGGGATCCTGGATGAAAATGATTGGGGAGCGAAAGAGCCGGTCACCCGGATCTTTGACGGAGAAGTGCTGGGCGATCTGAATGAAGTCTATTTCAGATCATCCTATAATGAGCAACTGTTGTATATCGGTATCGAAGTCAAGGACGCAGCCCAGTACAGTAACGATCGTGTGACCGTTTTTATTGACGGCAACAACTCAGACGGGGAATATGATGACCATGACCTCTACATGGATGTCTTTTCGTCAGGAGGCTACCATGTATATCGCGGACCGGACAATTACGCTCCTGAAATAGGATATGCACAATCCGACACCGGGTACACCTTTGAAGTGGCGCTGCCCCTGGCTGTCCTGGGAATCGATCCGGAAGAGGGGGATCAGATCGGTCTTGATCTCTGGATCGCCGATGATGATGGTAACCCAGGCTACATTGATTATTTTCTTTCCTGGAATGGCAACCTGACCAATAATGATAACACCTCGGTTTTTGGCGACCTGGTGTTCGGCTCCCTGATATGCGGCTGCATAAGCGTTTATAACGAAACCACCGGGGATATAATCCTTCACAGCCCTGCGGATCAGGAAACGACCTTTGTTGGAACCTATGAGTACGATAATGATTACGGGATTGTGTTCCGGAAAGACCTGGCCGGGGATTTCTCCTGGGGATCAGGCAACTTTCCCGAAGGTACAGCCCAGCTGGGAGGACCTCCCATACCAGCTGTTGCCGGCAGGTACAGGATCACATTTGACTGCCGGTCAGGCACATATACCTTCATTTCCGCACCGGCCGGAGCGGATGTCGCCTTTGCAGATTATGCCGGTGTGCAGCCCGTGGTGGATGGGGACCTTGCCGAGTACAATCTGCTTTATGGCTCAGAGATACTCACCATGGGTAACGGGCCAGTCAACAATGTGATCAGCTGGGGCGTCCTGTGGGATAATACCAGCTTCTATATCGGCGCACGGGTGACGGATGAGACGGTAGAGGGTTCGGGAGATCCGTGGGAAAACGATGCCATCGAGTTCTTCCTCGACGGAAACAACGACAAGGATGGCGCCTATGATACCGACTTTGATACGCACATGATCCTGGATGCGCTGAATCAATCCAGCCTGTGGATCAAAACGAACGGTGTACCTGTCACCGACTATGAAGCCAGCTGGATATCAACAGAGCTGGGTTACAACGTGGAATTGAGGTTCGGCTGGAGCAATATCGGATTTGCTCCCGGAAAAGGCAGGGTGATCGGATGGAGCCTGGGTAACGACGACAGCGATAACGGGACCGGGCGCGATTACCAGACCGTTTGGACCGGGACTGCCGACAACGGGTGGAACACAGCCTACCTTGGCGAGCTTCAGCTGGCAGGAGGCCCCTACATCGTCGCGCTGGAAGAATTTCTCAGCAACACCTCCTTCAACCTGTATCCGAATCCATCCACCGGAATGGTATACCTGCAGACTACCACGAACGAACTGAACGGGGATGTTGTCATCGTTGTCTCGGATATCTCCGGAAAGACGCAAAAGATGATCCGCAAGCATCTCAACGGCATCAACGATATTCTGACCATTGGAACCGGTGAAATGGCTCCGGGATTATACATTGTTAATATATTGACAGAAAGTGGCAGGAGAGCGGTGAAAAAGCTTATTGTCTACTAA